A region from the Chelonoidis abingdonii isolate Lonesome George chromosome 10, CheloAbing_2.0, whole genome shotgun sequence genome encodes:
- the ZDBF2 gene encoding DBF4-type zinc finger-containing protein 2 isoform X3: MPFPISPMAPQDVFLLPEEEEKEVVRSIREMPGTDSESIVKSCTPSPCRSQEGIKSISVPQTFIQKLKMGQEHVLEISRQTLDICSSEKKHTLMDGTQIANSSHDGQFTDVSPVSHHLRSTPLCHSSPVNPVIAKNIRYAATSNLIPNSRYDHIQKDVCHKDGSLNTNPNPVLASVHPKNPSFSCQRPTCSQGNTSYIISGQPFFKLDGLQSQDETLVSDFYLRDLEGTSNSLSFGASPHLTRYKDMKVSRVDETSVDGIIEEVILKYCHAAPPNELSCKDEESNSSLNISSLLDHSSLEGSEISFDCEAPFCSGAGLPKAATKDIEFLKEVQVNLEDRNYGTQLSSVLKGGSVEQTKAAKQDIIIHNEEPVLPALPHVPPSFVGKTWSQIMYEDDIKIEALVRDFKEGRFHCHFNSEPSANCTGKGMRKKKQKDERKSDIVTGNRTETSSIKALPKLNDAISDGSDFDNLLASDTLCNPQILQMPRKRTWRLASRCQVVKVSHGTQTSLVNYPIVKRKIIRKEPDPPDQKASIIWSENERISNMKTRLCALKLPEAYTKIMSPLQPKTVVYVLSCPEIKQYKGKPIDVPKMRRNHSSTDSKDSVRYRYKQCSLKYYDPLTNRILKTPPKSTVREKAKKPSHVRQLFRSLSLDANTKKLSDTQKECTPSKFFNWPGSYSSSATFLSDPVKGNDMNSSLRTDGASISTERSDFPVFVHSEKSYKHVVLSPLNSHQSQIEDVRLTPVNSRVAKTPLKSIRSERLERENSKTVWKRKEGTSREPGFSKKASGPMSVNCGLVRRGSRVASGKQASRTKKQKKEQIRRELSSCAQKSSSVFSIHRHQTRKPTLRKHLKKEKLDAKKLKVRRKPRTTFLNSTVTSGITEKRQKITAGSFPKKPELASSKVRSWEMRISPAL, encoded by the coding sequence TGCCATTTCCCATCTCCCCAATGGCTCCCCAGGATGTTTTCCTGCTtccagaagaggaggagaaagaggtggTAAGAAGCATACGGGAGATGCCTGGCACAGACAGTGAATCCATTGTTAAATCATGCACCCCTTCTCCTTGCAGATCTCAGGAGGGCATAAAGTCAATTTCTGTGCCACAGACATTTATCCAAAAACTAAAGATGGGACAGGAACACGTCTTAGAAATATCTCGGCAAACTTTGGACATCTGTAGCAGTGAGAAAAAACATACACTAATGGATGGCACTCAGATTGCAAATAGTAGCCATGATGGCCAGTTTACAGATGTGAGCCCAGTATCTCACCATTTGCGTAGCACCCCTTTATGTCACAGTTCTCCTGTTAACCCTGTAATTGCAAAAAATATTAGGTACGCAGCAACATCAAATTTGATTCCAAATAGCAGATATGATCACATTCAGAAGGATGTATGCCACAAGGATGGATCATTAAACACAAATCCTAATCCTGTTCTGGCATCAGTCCACCCAAAGAACCCTTCATTTTCATGTCAGAGACCTACCTGCAGCCAAGGCAACACTTCATATATTATCTCAGGTCAacctttttttaaactagatGGTTTACAATCTCAGGATGAAACTTTGGTGTCTGACTTCTATCTCAGGGATCTTGAGGGTACTAGCAACTCACTAAGTTTTGGGGCATCCCCACATTTAACAAGATACAAAGACATGAAGGTGAGCAGGGTTGATGAAACTTCAGTAGATGGGATAATTGAAGAAGTCATTCTGAAGTACTGCCATGCAGCTCCACCTAATGAGTTGTCTTGCAAAGATGAAGAGAGTAATTCCTCTTTAAATATTTCATCACTTCTGGATCACAGTAGTCTAGAGGGCTCTGAAATTAGTTTTGATTGTGAGGCACCTTTTTGCTCAGGAGCAGGCCTACCCAAGGCAGCTACAAAGGATATAGAATTCCTAAAAGAGGTCCAAGTAAACCTGGAAGATAGGAACTATGGAACTCAACTTAGTTCAGTTCTAAAAGGTGGTTCAGTGGAGCAAACAAAAGCAGCAAAACAGGATATAATAATTCATAATGAGGAACCAGTTCTTCCAGCTCTGCCTCATGTGCCTCCTTCCTTTGTGGGAAAGACGTGGTCCCAGATAATGTATGAAGATGATATAAAAATTGAAGCACTTGTGCGTGATTTCAAGGAAGGTCGTTTCCATTGTCATTTCAACAGTGAACCCTCTGCCAACTGTACAGGGAAGGGGATGAGGAAGAAGAAGCAGAAAGATGAAAGGAAGAGTGACATTGTTACAGGTAACAGAACAGAAACTTCATCGATTAAAGCATTGCCAAAATTGAATGATGCTATAAGTGATGGTTCTGATTTTGATAATCTTTTGGCCTCTGATACACTATGCAACCCACAAATACTTCAAATGCCTAGAAAGAGGACGTGGCGCCTTGCTTCAAGATGCCAAGTGGTCAAAGTCAGCCATGGAACCCAAACCAGTTTAGTGAACTATCcaatagtaaaaagaaaaatcattagaAAGGAGCCTGATCCACCGGATCAGAAAGCAAGCATTATTTGGTCAGAGAATGAAAGAATTTCAAACATGAAAACCAGACTGTGTGCCCTCAAGCTTCCTGAAGCATATACCAAAATTATGAGCCCTCTGCAGCCCAAGACAGTGGTTTATGTCCTTTCATGTCCAGAGATTAAACAATATAAAGGCAAACCCATAGATGTTCCCAAAATGAGGAGAAATCACAGCTCCACAGACAGCAAGGATTCTGTGAGGTACAGATACAAACAGTGTTCTTTGAAGTATTATGACCCGCTGACAAATCGAATTCTGAAAACACCTCCCAAGAGCACAGTTAGAGAAAAAGCCAAAAAGCCCTCCCATGTTCGACAACTGTTTAGGAGTCTAAGCCTTGATGCAAACACAAAGAAATTATCTGATACACAGAAAGAATGTACACCATCTAAATTCTTCAATTGGCCAGGCTCCTATAGTTCTTCAGCGACTTTCCTGTCAGATCCAGTTAAAGGGAATGATATGAATTCAAGTCTGAGGACAGATGGAGCTTCCATTTCCACAGAAAGGTCTGATTTTCCGGTATTTGTTCACTCAGAGAAGTCCTATAAACACGTCGTCCTTTCACCTTTGAACTCTCATCAGTCTCAGATAGAAGATGTTAGATTAACCCCAGTTAATAGCAGGGTTGCCAAAACACCTTTGAAGTCAATCAGGAGCGAACGGTTGGAGAGGGAGAATTCAAAGACAGTGTGGAAGAGGAAAGAAGGCACTAGTAGAGAACCAGGTTTTTCCAAAAAGGCTTCAGGACCCATGTCTGTCAATTGTGGCCTTGTGAGAAGAGGAAGTAGAGTAGCCTCAGGCAAACAAGCATCCAgaactaaaaagcaaaaaaaagagcAGATAAGAAGGGAGCTCTCCTCTTGTGCCCAAAAATCTTCTTCTGTCTTCTCCATCCATAGGCATCAGACAAGGAAACCTACTTTGAGAAAGCACCTCAAAAAGGAAAAACTTGATGCTAAAAAGCTAAAAGTTAGGAGGAAACCCAGGACGACATTTTTGAACTCTACAGTCACTTCAGGGATTACTGAAAAGAGGCAGAAAATCACAGCAGGGTCTTTTCCGAAGAAGCCAGAACTAGCGTCTTCCAAAGTTAGGAGCTGGGAGATGAGGATCTCCCCAGCACTGTGA
- the ZDBF2 gene encoding DBF4-type zinc finger-containing protein 2 isoform X2, producing MYCRNRTGTTTLMERFLQDVLQHHPHRYHDNRPTYDEMPFPISPMAPQDVFLLPEEEEKEVVRSIREMPGTDSESIVKSCTPSPCRSQEGIKSISVPQTFIQKLKMGQEHVLEISRQTLDICSSEKKHTLMDGTQIANSSHDGQFTDVSPVSHHLRSTPLCHSSPVNPVIAKNIRYAATSNLIPNSRYDHIQKDVCHKDGSLNTNPNPVLASVHPKNPSFSCQRPTCSQGNTSYIISGQPFFKLDGLQSQDETLVSDFYLRDLEGTSNSLSFGASPHLTRYKDMKVSRVDETSVDGIIEEVILKYCHAAPPNELSCKDEESNSSLNISSLLDHSSLEGSEISFDCEAPFCSGAGLPKAATKDIEFLKEVQVNLEDRNYGTQLSSVLKGGSVEQTKAAKQDIIIHNEEPVLPALPHVPPSFVGKTWSQIMYEDDIKIEALVRDFKEGRFHCHFNSEPSANCTGKGMRKKKQKDERKSDIVTGNRTETSSIKALPKLNDAISDGSDFDNLLASDTLCNPQILQMPRKRTWRLASRCQVVKVSHGTQTSLVNYPIVKRKIIRKEPDPPDQKASIIWSENERISNMKTRLCALKLPEAYTKIMSPLQPKTVVYVLSCPEIKQYKGKPIDVPKMRRNHSSTDSKDSVRYRYKQCSLKYYDPLTNRILKTPPKSTVREKAKKPSHVRQLFRSLSLDANTKKLSDTQKECTPSKFFNWPGSYSSSATFLSDPVKGNDMNSSLRTDGASISTERSDFPVFVHSEKSYKHVVLSPLNSHQSQIEDVRLTPVNSRVAKTPLKSIRSERLERENSKTVWKRKEGTSREPGFSKKASGPMSVNCGLVRRGSRVASGKQASRTKKQKKEQIRRELSSCAQKSSSVFSIHRHQTRKPTLRKHLKKEKLDAKKLKVRRKPRTTFLNSTVTSGITEKRQKITAGSFPKKPELASSKVRSWEMRISPAL from the coding sequence TGCCATTTCCCATCTCCCCAATGGCTCCCCAGGATGTTTTCCTGCTtccagaagaggaggagaaagaggtggTAAGAAGCATACGGGAGATGCCTGGCACAGACAGTGAATCCATTGTTAAATCATGCACCCCTTCTCCTTGCAGATCTCAGGAGGGCATAAAGTCAATTTCTGTGCCACAGACATTTATCCAAAAACTAAAGATGGGACAGGAACACGTCTTAGAAATATCTCGGCAAACTTTGGACATCTGTAGCAGTGAGAAAAAACATACACTAATGGATGGCACTCAGATTGCAAATAGTAGCCATGATGGCCAGTTTACAGATGTGAGCCCAGTATCTCACCATTTGCGTAGCACCCCTTTATGTCACAGTTCTCCTGTTAACCCTGTAATTGCAAAAAATATTAGGTACGCAGCAACATCAAATTTGATTCCAAATAGCAGATATGATCACATTCAGAAGGATGTATGCCACAAGGATGGATCATTAAACACAAATCCTAATCCTGTTCTGGCATCAGTCCACCCAAAGAACCCTTCATTTTCATGTCAGAGACCTACCTGCAGCCAAGGCAACACTTCATATATTATCTCAGGTCAacctttttttaaactagatGGTTTACAATCTCAGGATGAAACTTTGGTGTCTGACTTCTATCTCAGGGATCTTGAGGGTACTAGCAACTCACTAAGTTTTGGGGCATCCCCACATTTAACAAGATACAAAGACATGAAGGTGAGCAGGGTTGATGAAACTTCAGTAGATGGGATAATTGAAGAAGTCATTCTGAAGTACTGCCATGCAGCTCCACCTAATGAGTTGTCTTGCAAAGATGAAGAGAGTAATTCCTCTTTAAATATTTCATCACTTCTGGATCACAGTAGTCTAGAGGGCTCTGAAATTAGTTTTGATTGTGAGGCACCTTTTTGCTCAGGAGCAGGCCTACCCAAGGCAGCTACAAAGGATATAGAATTCCTAAAAGAGGTCCAAGTAAACCTGGAAGATAGGAACTATGGAACTCAACTTAGTTCAGTTCTAAAAGGTGGTTCAGTGGAGCAAACAAAAGCAGCAAAACAGGATATAATAATTCATAATGAGGAACCAGTTCTTCCAGCTCTGCCTCATGTGCCTCCTTCCTTTGTGGGAAAGACGTGGTCCCAGATAATGTATGAAGATGATATAAAAATTGAAGCACTTGTGCGTGATTTCAAGGAAGGTCGTTTCCATTGTCATTTCAACAGTGAACCCTCTGCCAACTGTACAGGGAAGGGGATGAGGAAGAAGAAGCAGAAAGATGAAAGGAAGAGTGACATTGTTACAGGTAACAGAACAGAAACTTCATCGATTAAAGCATTGCCAAAATTGAATGATGCTATAAGTGATGGTTCTGATTTTGATAATCTTTTGGCCTCTGATACACTATGCAACCCACAAATACTTCAAATGCCTAGAAAGAGGACGTGGCGCCTTGCTTCAAGATGCCAAGTGGTCAAAGTCAGCCATGGAACCCAAACCAGTTTAGTGAACTATCcaatagtaaaaagaaaaatcattagaAAGGAGCCTGATCCACCGGATCAGAAAGCAAGCATTATTTGGTCAGAGAATGAAAGAATTTCAAACATGAAAACCAGACTGTGTGCCCTCAAGCTTCCTGAAGCATATACCAAAATTATGAGCCCTCTGCAGCCCAAGACAGTGGTTTATGTCCTTTCATGTCCAGAGATTAAACAATATAAAGGCAAACCCATAGATGTTCCCAAAATGAGGAGAAATCACAGCTCCACAGACAGCAAGGATTCTGTGAGGTACAGATACAAACAGTGTTCTTTGAAGTATTATGACCCGCTGACAAATCGAATTCTGAAAACACCTCCCAAGAGCACAGTTAGAGAAAAAGCCAAAAAGCCCTCCCATGTTCGACAACTGTTTAGGAGTCTAAGCCTTGATGCAAACACAAAGAAATTATCTGATACACAGAAAGAATGTACACCATCTAAATTCTTCAATTGGCCAGGCTCCTATAGTTCTTCAGCGACTTTCCTGTCAGATCCAGTTAAAGGGAATGATATGAATTCAAGTCTGAGGACAGATGGAGCTTCCATTTCCACAGAAAGGTCTGATTTTCCGGTATTTGTTCACTCAGAGAAGTCCTATAAACACGTCGTCCTTTCACCTTTGAACTCTCATCAGTCTCAGATAGAAGATGTTAGATTAACCCCAGTTAATAGCAGGGTTGCCAAAACACCTTTGAAGTCAATCAGGAGCGAACGGTTGGAGAGGGAGAATTCAAAGACAGTGTGGAAGAGGAAAGAAGGCACTAGTAGAGAACCAGGTTTTTCCAAAAAGGCTTCAGGACCCATGTCTGTCAATTGTGGCCTTGTGAGAAGAGGAAGTAGAGTAGCCTCAGGCAAACAAGCATCCAgaactaaaaagcaaaaaaaagagcAGATAAGAAGGGAGCTCTCCTCTTGTGCCCAAAAATCTTCTTCTGTCTTCTCCATCCATAGGCATCAGACAAGGAAACCTACTTTGAGAAAGCACCTCAAAAAGGAAAAACTTGATGCTAAAAAGCTAAAAGTTAGGAGGAAACCCAGGACGACATTTTTGAACTCTACAGTCACTTCAGGGATTACTGAAAAGAGGCAGAAAATCACAGCAGGGTCTTTTCCGAAGAAGCCAGAACTAGCGTCTTCCAAAGTTAGGAGCTGGGAGATGAGGATCTCCCCAGCACTGTGA